GCACGGGCGAAAACCGCGTTCGCCGAACGCGAGGGCGTGAACCTGACCTATCTGCCTTTTATCGCGCGGGCGGTCATTGACGCGCTCAAGATCCATCCGAACATCAACGCCAGCTACAACGAGGACAGTAAGGAGATCACCTACTACGACGCCGAACACCTGGGGTTCGCCGTCGACACCGAGCAAGGTCTGCTGTCGCCCGTCATTCACAACGCCGGTGACCTGTCACTGGCGGGGCTGGCCCGGGCCATCGCCGATATCGCCGCCCGCGCTCGTTCGAACAAGCTCAAGCCCGATGAGTTGTCCGGCGGCACCTTCACCATCACCAACATCGGCAGCCAGGGCGCCCTATTCGACACGCCGATCCTGGTGCCACCCCAGGCCGCCATGCTGGGCACCGGGGCCATCGTCAAGCGGCCACGGGTGATCGTCGACGACCTGGGCAACGAGTCGATCGGGGTCCGTTCGATCTGCTATCTGCCGCTGACCTACGACCACCGACTCATCGACGGAGCTGACGCCGGACGATTCCTCACCACGGTCAAGAACCGCCTCGAAGAAGGGGCCTTCGAGGCCGATCTAGGGCTGTGAGACCGTGGCTCACGCCGACCCCCAAGTGGTCGCCATAGCGGGTTCGTCTGGACTCATCGGTTCAGCGTTGACTGCGGCGTTGCGCGCCGCCGACCATGAGGTGCTGCGCATCGTGCGCCGCACCCCGGCGAATTCCGAAGAGCTGCACTGGAATCCCGAGAGCGGCGAGTTCGATCCCGACGCGCTGACCGACGTCGACGTGGTGGTGAACCTGTGCGGGGTCAACATCGGATCGCGCCGCTGGTCGGGAGCGTTCAAGCAGAGCCTGCGCGACAGCCGGATCACCCCGACCGAGGTGCTCTCCGCCGCCGTCGCCGACGCCGGGGTGAGCACGCTGATCAATGCCAGCGCAGTGGGCTACTACGGCAACACCCGAGACCGTGTCGTCGACGAAAACGACGCTGCGGGAAGGGGTTTCCTGTCTCAACTGTGCGTGGACTGGGAGGCTGCGACACTACCGGCCCAGTACGACGGCACCCGGGTTGTGTTGGCCCGCACCGGGGTGGTCCTGGCGCCCACGGGCGGTGCGCTGCGGATGATGCGGCCGGTGTTCTCGGTCGGATTGGGCGCCCGACTGGGCAATGGCCGTCAGTACATGTCGTGGATCAGCCTGGAGGACGAGGTGCGGGCCCTGCTCTTCGCAATCTCCCATCCCACGCTGTCCGGGCCGGTGAACATGACCGGACCGGCGCCGGTCACCAACGCCGAGTTCACCACCGCTTTCGGCCGCGCGATCAACCGCCCGACCCCTTTTGTGCTACCGGGTTTCGCGGTGCGCGCGGCGTTGGGCGAATTCGCCGACGAAGGGTTGCTCGCCGGACAGCGAGTCATCCCGACCGCGTTGGAACAAGCGGGCTTTCAATTCCATCACAACACCATCGGCGAGGCATTGGACTACGTCACCGCCCGGCGCGACCGGGACTAAGAACTCGTAGCAGGCTGGGCACCTCGACCGCGCCCACGCGACGGGTAACGTCACTGTGGTGACGGAATCCATCCGGTCCAGCTCTGCCCCGGTCGACGTACGCCACCTCGACACCGTCGACTACCGCGCGGCCTGGCAGCTGCAGCGTGAGCTGGCCGACGCTCGCATCGCCGGGGGCCCCGACACGCTGCTGTTGCTGGAGCACCCGGCCGTCTACACCGCCGGACGGCGCACCGAACCGCACGAGCGCCCGCTGGACGGGACACCGGTGGTCGACACCGACCGCGGCG
The nucleotide sequence above comes from Mycobacterium vicinigordonae. Encoded proteins:
- a CDS encoding TIGR01777 family oxidoreductase, which encodes MVAIAGSSGLIGSALTAALRAADHEVLRIVRRTPANSEELHWNPESGEFDPDALTDVDVVVNLCGVNIGSRRWSGAFKQSLRDSRITPTEVLSAAVADAGVSTLINASAVGYYGNTRDRVVDENDAAGRGFLSQLCVDWEAATLPAQYDGTRVVLARTGVVLAPTGGALRMMRPVFSVGLGARLGNGRQYMSWISLEDEVRALLFAISHPTLSGPVNMTGPAPVTNAEFTTAFGRAINRPTPFVLPGFAVRAALGEFADEGLLAGQRVIPTALEQAGFQFHHNTIGEALDYVTARRDRD